The Candidatus Hydrogenedentota bacterium genomic sequence CGGCACTGGCTGGCACGCAAGGAAGGGAGTTGACATGCGCAGACGACGCGGCACGCGCGGTCAGGCGCTGGTGATCGCCATTTTTATTCTGGCGTTTCTCACGGCCATCGCCATCGCCTTGTTCACGAGCACGCGCCTGCAGCTCCGCCGGGCCCTCAACCTGTCCAACCGCATCCAGGCGGCGCAGGCCGCCGAAGCCGGTCTCGCCATGGCCCAGGCGTTCCTGCGCCACGACGGCTACATGCACACCACCGCCACTTCCTACGATTTCGCGTTCAAGACCTATTTCAACGGCGCGGCATTCGCCGGGAA encodes the following:
- a CDS encoding PilX N-terminal domain-containing pilus assembly protein, encoding MRRRRGTRGQALVIAIFILAFLTAIAIALFTSTRLQLRRALNLSNRIQAAQAAEAGLAMAQAFLRHDGYMHTTATSYDFAFKTYFNGAAFAG